A single window of Anomaloglossus baeobatrachus isolate aAnoBae1 chromosome 5, aAnoBae1.hap1, whole genome shotgun sequence DNA harbors:
- the LOC142310601 gene encoding uncharacterized protein LOC142310601, producing MPPIHFYVQNVGNVLFRNQIFFKHNRTHIVNKPQSCSECGKCFSHISQLVTHKRIHTGEKPFSCPECDKCFILKSKLTKHQKTHTEEKEYSCSGCGKCFTQKSHLNIHKKTQKGKKPFSSPECEKCFTQRIILANHHKINSWKKPFSCTECGKCFIQKSDLVRHQKIHTGEKPFSCSECGKCFIQKSDLVVHQRSHTGEKPFSCSECGKCFIRKSDLVWHQGSHTGKKPFSCSKCGKCFIQKSDLVGHQRSHTREKPFSCSECGKSFIHKSDLVRHQRSHTGEKPFSCSECSKCFTRKSSLVYHQKSHTK from the exons ATGCCCCCAAT CCATTtctatgttcaaaatgtgggaaatgttttattcagaaatcagattttttttaaacataacagaacacATATAGTGAATAAGCCACAGTCCTGctcggaatgtgggaaatgttttagccatATCTCACAACTTGTTACACACAaaagaattcatacaggggagaaaccattttcttgcCCAGAATGTGACAAATGTTTTATTCTCAAATCAAAACTAACTAAACACCAAAAAACTCACACAGAAGAGAAGGAATATTCATGCTCtggatgtggaaaatgttttactcagaaatcacatcttaatatccataaaaaaactcaaaaagggaagaagccattttcaagcCCAGAATGTGAAAAATGCTTTACTCAGAGAATTATCCTTGCTAACCATCATAAAATTAACTCTTGGAAGAAACCATTTTCTTgtacagagtgtgggaaatgttttattcagaaatcagaccttgttagacatcagaaaattcacacaggggagaagccattttcgtgttcagaatgtgggaaatgttttattcagaaatcagatcttgttgtgcatcaaagatctcacacaggggagaagccattttcgtgttcagagtgtgggaaatgttttattcggaaatcagatcttgtttggcatcaaggatctcacacagggaagaagccattttcatgttccaaatgtgggaaatgttttattcagaaatcagatcttgttggccatcaaagatctcacacaagggagaagccattttcatgttcagaatgcgggaaaagttttattcataaatcagatcttgttaggcatcaaagatctcacacaggggagaagccattttcatgctcagaatgtagtaaatgttttactaggaaatcaagtcttgtttaccatcaaaaaagtcacacaaaataa